In a single window of the Limnohabitans sp. 2KL-27 genome:
- the nusB gene encoding transcription antitermination factor NusB: MNDQNSTTLITEEGKKPVAGTRKSSAKPARSRSREFALQALYQHIVGRNEASDIDVFTRDLSGFHKADSAHYDALLYGCIEQSSTLDALIGPKLDRNFAEISPVEHAIMWIGAYEMQHCLDVPWRVVLNECIELAKDFGGTDGHKYVNAVLNGLAPELRSAEVQADRQSGRAK, encoded by the coding sequence ATGAACGACCAAAACAGCACGACGCTCATCACGGAAGAAGGCAAAAAACCTGTCGCCGGCACCCGAAAATCCTCGGCCAAGCCTGCCCGCAGCCGCTCGCGCGAATTTGCCCTGCAAGCGCTTTACCAACACATTGTGGGCCGCAACGAAGCCTCGGACATTGACGTCTTCACCCGCGACTTGTCGGGCTTTCACAAAGCCGACTCGGCCCATTACGATGCCCTGCTTTACGGTTGCATCGAACAATCGTCTACCTTGGATGCCTTGATTGGCCCCAAGCTCGACCGCAACTTTGCCGAAATTTCCCCCGTTGAGCACGCCATCATGTGGATCGGCGCCTACGAAATGCAGCACTGCCTGGACGTGCCTTGGCGTGTGGTGCTCAACGAGTGCATCGAACTGGCCAAGGACTTTGGCGGCACCGACGGTCACAAATACGTGAACGCCGTGCTGAACGGCTTGGCCCCTGAGTTGCGCAGCGCCGAAGTGCAAGCCGACCGCCAATCCGGCCGGGCCAAATAA
- a CDS encoding riboflavin synthase, with translation MFTGIITGVGRIVAIHDLGRSLHHGKRLTIEAPAGYLDDVGLGDSIALNGACMTVTTFSPENRQFTIDISAESLDKTSGLDQQGTVNLEKALRAHDRLGGHIVSGHVDGVGQISYFAQIGESWELRVLAPQVLAKYLAYKGSITVNGVSLTVNRVADLADGCEISINLIPHTVDNTALGSLKAGNQVNLEIDTVARYVERMLSAGLIQKDTA, from the coding sequence ATGTTCACCGGAATCATCACCGGCGTGGGGCGCATCGTCGCCATTCACGACCTGGGTCGCTCTTTACACCATGGCAAGCGCCTCACCATCGAGGCCCCTGCCGGGTACCTTGACGATGTGGGCCTGGGCGACAGCATCGCCTTGAACGGCGCTTGCATGACCGTCACCACCTTCAGCCCCGAGAACCGCCAGTTCACCATCGACATCTCGGCCGAATCGCTGGACAAAACCAGCGGCTTGGACCAGCAAGGGACCGTCAACCTCGAAAAAGCCCTGCGTGCCCATGACCGACTGGGCGGGCACATTGTGTCCGGTCACGTCGATGGCGTGGGCCAAATCAGCTATTTCGCACAAATCGGCGAGAGTTGGGAGTTGCGCGTTTTGGCGCCCCAAGTGCTGGCCAAATACCTCGCTTACAAAGGCTCCATCACCGTCAACGGGGTCAGCCTCACCGTCAACCGCGTGGCCGATCTGGCCGATGGCTGCGAGATCAGCATCAACCTCATTCCGCACACTGTGGACAACACCGCACTTGGCAGCCTCAAAGCCGGCAACCAGGTCAACCTCGAAATCGACACCGTGGCCCGCTACGTGGAGCGCATGCTCAGCGCAGGCCTGATCCAGAAAGACACCGCATGA
- the ribBA gene encoding bifunctional 3,4-dihydroxy-2-butanone-4-phosphate synthase/GTP cyclohydrolase II, with protein sequence MNAPEKLSPVAISPVEEIVAEMKAGRIVILVDEEDRENEGDLVLASDHVTPEAINFMARFGRGLICLTLTRERCEFLKLPPMAARNGTVYSTAFTVSIEAAEGVTTGISAADRAKTVQVAVAKASQATDLVQPGHIFPLQAVDGGVLMRAGHTEAGCDLAAMAGCSPSSVICEIMKDDGTMARLPDLQIFAAEHGLKIGTIADLIEYRSRNESLVERIGSRTLQTAHGEFTAHAFRDQPSQTVHLALVKGQWSADSEVAVRVHEPLSVLDALEVNRAMHSWSLDASLSYINDQGCGVAVLLNCGESADQLLAQFEGRARSAQAPERGKMDLRTYGVGAQILRECGVHKMKLMGKPRRMPSMTGYGLEITAYIPKE encoded by the coding sequence ATGAACGCCCCCGAAAAACTGTCGCCTGTGGCGATCTCGCCTGTCGAAGAGATCGTGGCCGAGATGAAAGCCGGTCGCATTGTGATCCTGGTCGACGAAGAGGACCGCGAAAACGAAGGCGACCTGGTGCTGGCGTCTGACCACGTCACGCCCGAAGCCATCAACTTCATGGCCCGCTTTGGCCGGGGCTTGATTTGCCTGACGCTCACCCGCGAGCGCTGCGAATTTCTCAAGTTGCCGCCCATGGCCGCCCGCAACGGCACCGTCTACAGCACCGCTTTCACCGTGTCGATCGAGGCGGCGGAAGGCGTGACCACCGGCATCTCGGCCGCCGACCGCGCCAAGACCGTGCAAGTGGCCGTGGCCAAGGCCAGCCAAGCCACCGACTTGGTGCAACCGGGCCACATCTTCCCGCTCCAAGCGGTGGACGGCGGCGTGCTGATGCGCGCAGGCCACACCGAAGCCGGTTGCGACCTGGCCGCCATGGCCGGCTGCAGCCCCTCGTCGGTGATCTGCGAGATCATGAAAGACGATGGCACCATGGCCCGCCTGCCCGATCTGCAAATTTTCGCGGCCGAACACGGCTTGAAAATCGGCACCATCGCCGACCTGATCGAGTACCGCAGCCGCAACGAATCGCTGGTCGAGCGCATTGGCAGCCGCACGCTGCAAACCGCACACGGCGAGTTCACGGCCCACGCCTTTCGCGACCAACCCAGCCAAACCGTGCACCTGGCGCTTGTCAAAGGCCAATGGTCGGCAGACTCTGAAGTGGCCGTGCGCGTGCACGAGCCCTTGTCGGTGCTCGACGCCCTTGAAGTCAACCGCGCCATGCACTCCTGGAGCCTGGACGCCAGCCTGAGCTACATCAACGACCAAGGCTGCGGCGTGGCGGTGTTGCTCAACTGCGGCGAGTCTGCAGACCAATTGCTGGCCCAATTTGAAGGGCGCGCCCGCTCGGCCCAAGCCCCTGAGCGCGGCAAGATGGACTTGCGCACCTACGGCGTGGGCGCACAAATTCTGCGTGAATGCGGCGTGCACAAAATGAAGCTCATGGGCAAGCCAAGGCGCATGCCCAGCATGACCGGTTATGGCCTCGAAATCACCGCTTACATCCCCAAGGAATAA
- the phaR gene encoding polyhydroxyalkanoate synthesis repressor PhaR, producing MPVKPQAKSAPSAGTKVPDVVRTIKKYPNRRLYDTQTSTYVTLAEIKKLVMAASPMVVLDAKTGEDLTRSILLQIILEEESAGVPMFSEAVLSNIIRFYGHAMQGHMGSYLESHVQSFMDWQSKLGESSPALSPEVWAQFMQWQTPLMQNMFSGLANPSQSVMAQMQDQMQKQIQKNTEQLLGVMGLRT from the coding sequence TTGCCGGTCAAGCCCCAAGCCAAGTCAGCCCCAAGCGCCGGCACAAAAGTGCCCGATGTTGTGCGCACCATCAAAAAGTACCCCAACCGGCGCTTGTATGACACGCAAACCTCCACCTATGTGACGCTGGCCGAGATCAAGAAGTTGGTCATGGCCGCATCGCCCATGGTGGTGCTGGACGCCAAAACCGGCGAAGACCTGACGCGCTCCATCTTGCTGCAGATCATTCTGGAAGAAGAGTCCGCAGGCGTGCCCATGTTCAGCGAGGCGGTCTTGTCCAACATCATCCGTTTTTATGGCCATGCCATGCAGGGCCACATGGGCTCCTATTTGGAGAGCCATGTTCAGTCCTTCATGGACTGGCAAAGCAAGCTGGGCGAGTCCAGTCCGGCCCTGAGCCCTGAAGTGTGGGCGCAGTTCATGCAGTGGCAAACACCTTTGATGCAAAACATGTTTTCCGGCCTGGCCAACCCCTCGCAAAGCGTCATGGCGCAAATGCAGGACCAGATGCAAAAGCAAATCCAGAAGAACACCGAACAACTCTTGGGTGTGATGGGTTTGAGGACTTGA
- the ribH gene encoding 6,7-dimethyl-8-ribityllumazine synthase produces MFEAQKGQADELDGQFLHIGIVQARFNEDITNALAKACIEELEALGVTSIDHVMVPGALEVPVALQAMAERAEYDALIALGCIIRGETYHFELVANESGAGVSRVSLDYNLPIANAILTTENLDQAIARQTEKGRDAARVAVEMACIMDDLSADLAEEFDDEENA; encoded by the coding sequence ATGTTCGAAGCCCAAAAAGGCCAAGCCGATGAACTCGACGGCCAATTTCTGCACATTGGCATCGTCCAAGCCCGTTTCAACGAAGACATCACCAATGCCTTGGCCAAAGCCTGCATCGAAGAACTCGAAGCCCTGGGGGTGACCAGCATTGACCACGTCATGGTGCCTGGCGCGCTGGAAGTGCCGGTGGCCCTGCAGGCCATGGCCGAGCGCGCCGAATACGACGCCTTGATCGCGCTGGGTTGCATCATCCGCGGCGAGACCTACCACTTTGAATTGGTGGCCAACGAGTCGGGGGCGGGCGTGAGCCGGGTGTCACTCGACTACAACCTGCCCATCGCCAACGCCATCTTGACCACAGAAAACCTCGATCAGGCCATTGCGCGCCAAACCGAAAAAGGCCGCGATGCGGCGCGCGTGGCGGTGGAGATGGCCTGCATCATGGACGACCTGTCGGCCGATTTGGCCGAAGAGTTTGACGACGAAGAGAACGCCTGA
- the rimO gene encoding 30S ribosomal protein S12 methylthiotransferase RimO, translating to MSEMTATAPLSASQPAPKVGFVSLGCPKALTDSELILTQLSAEGYQTSKTFEGADLVIVNTCGFIDEAIQESLDTIAEALNENGKVIVTGCLGAKTGEGGGNMVREMHPSVLAVTGPHATQEVMDAVHTHLPKPHDPFLDLVPGGFGEAGLKLTPRHYAYLKISEGCNHRCTFCIIPSMRGDLVSRPIGDVLKEAKALFEGGVKELLVISQDTSAYGVDVKYRTGFWDGKPVKTRMLELVQTLGEMARAHGAWVRLHYVYPYPSVDDIIPLMAEGLVLPYLDVPFQHSHPDVLKRMKRPASGEKNLERIQRWRELCPELVIRSTFIAGFPGETEEEFEHLLGFLREAQIDRAGCFAYSPVKGAAANDLPGMLPEALREERRARFMAVAEEVSIARLHQRVGSTMQVLVDSAPAMGRRGGVGRSFGDAPEIDGVVRLLPPEKMSKTLKVGEFTRARIVSVEGHDLVGVPV from the coding sequence ATGAGTGAAATGACCGCCACCGCCCCCTTGTCCGCAAGCCAGCCCGCCCCCAAAGTGGGTTTTGTCAGCCTGGGTTGCCCCAAGGCGCTGACCGATTCCGAACTGATCCTGACGCAACTGAGCGCCGAGGGCTACCAGACCTCCAAGACTTTTGAGGGCGCTGACCTGGTCATCGTCAACACCTGTGGCTTCATCGACGAAGCCATTCAGGAGAGTCTGGACACGATTGCCGAAGCCCTGAATGAGAACGGCAAAGTGATCGTGACCGGTTGCCTGGGAGCCAAAACAGGTGAGGGCGGCGGCAACATGGTGCGGGAAATGCACCCCAGCGTGCTGGCCGTGACCGGGCCACACGCCACGCAAGAGGTGATGGACGCGGTACACACGCATTTGCCCAAGCCTCACGACCCCTTTCTCGATCTGGTGCCTGGCGGCTTTGGCGAAGCCGGGCTCAAGCTCACGCCGCGCCACTATGCGTATTTGAAAATCAGCGAAGGCTGCAACCACCGCTGTACGTTTTGCATCATCCCCTCCATGCGAGGGGACCTGGTGTCTCGCCCGATTGGCGATGTGCTCAAAGAAGCCAAAGCCTTGTTTGAAGGCGGCGTGAAAGAGCTGCTGGTCATCAGCCAGGACACCTCGGCCTATGGCGTGGATGTGAAATACCGCACGGGCTTTTGGGACGGCAAGCCGGTCAAAACCCGGATGCTGGAATTGGTACAGACCTTGGGCGAGATGGCCCGAGCGCACGGTGCATGGGTGCGCTTGCACTATGTTTATCCTTACCCGAGTGTGGACGACATCATCCCCTTGATGGCCGAAGGACTGGTCTTGCCATATTTGGATGTGCCTTTTCAACACAGCCACCCCGATGTGCTCAAGCGCATGAAGCGGCCGGCCAGTGGCGAGAAAAACCTCGAGCGCATCCAGCGTTGGCGGGAACTCTGCCCTGAATTGGTGATCCGCAGCACCTTCATCGCGGGTTTCCCAGGGGAGACTGAGGAAGAGTTCGAGCACCTGCTGGGGTTTTTACGCGAAGCACAAATCGACCGTGCCGGTTGCTTTGCCTACAGCCCAGTCAAGGGCGCAGCAGCGAACGACTTGCCCGGCATGCTGCCCGAAGCGCTGCGCGAAGAGCGCCGTGCCCGCTTCATGGCGGTGGCAGAGGAGGTCTCGATTGCCCGTTTGCACCAACGCGTGGGCTCGACCATGCAGGTGCTGGTGGACAGCGCTCCGGCCATGGGCCGTCGCGGTGGTGTGGGCCGCAGCTTTGGCGACGCGCCCGAAATCGATGGTGTGGTGCGTTTGTTGCCACCCGAGAAGATGAGCAAAACCCTCAAGGTGGGCGAATTCACCCGCGCGCGCATCGTCAGCGTGGAAGGCCACGACCTGGTGGGGGTGCCGGTTTGA